The following is a genomic window from Coleofasciculaceae cyanobacterium.
CTTAAAAAACCGCAATTTGAAGAAGTTCGTCCTGGAGTAAAATCTCCAGCGGCAGAAACTATTCTCACTCCTCGCTTTTACACAACCGATTTTGAAGAGATGGCTAACATGGACATCTCTGTCAACGAAGATGAACTCCAAGCAATCTTAGAAGAGTTTCGCGTTGACTATAACCGCCATCACTTTGTCAGAGATGAGCAGTTCCAAAAGTCTTGGGACAATATCAGTGGCGAGACTCGTAAAGTATTCATCGAATTTTTAGAACGTTCTTGTACTGCTGAGTTTTCAGGATTTCTACTTTACAAAGAACTAGGCAGACGTCTAAAAGGAAAAAGCCCTGTCTTGGCGGAAATTTTTACTCTTATGTCTAGAGATGAAGCTCGTCATGCTGGTTTTTTAAACAAGGCCTTGTCTGACTTCAATCTTTCACTCGATTTAGGATTTCTAACCAAAAGCCGTAAGTATACTTTTTTCAAGCCTAAGTTTATTTTTTACGCTACCTATCTTTCGGAAAAGATCGGTTACTGGCGTTACATCACTATTTTCCGTCATCTCCAGCAGCATCCTGAAAACGAAATTTACCCTATCTTCAGCTTCTTTGAGAACTGGTGTCAGGATGAAAACCGTCATGGCGATTTTTTTGATGCCATCATGAAGTCTCAACCTCAGTTTCTTAATGACTGGAGAGCAAGACTGTGGAGTCGCTTCTTTTTACTTTCCGTATTTGCGACGATGTATTTGAATGACGTTCAGCGTTCTGGCTTTTATGAGTCTTTGGGCTTAGATGCTCGCGAGTATGATAAATACGTCATCAAACAAACCAACGACACCGCAGGCAGAGTATTTCCTATTGTATTGGATGTAGAACACCCTGATTTCTATCAGCGTTTAGAAAAGTGCGTGGCTAACAATCAGAAACTAACTAAAATTGCTAGCTCTAATTCTGCTGCGCCAATCAAGCTGTTACGCAAATTACCTTACTACGTTTCCAACGGCGTAGAGTTAATAAAAATGTACTTAGTCAAGCCAATTCGGGTAGATAATTTGGCTAATACGGTTCGTTAAGATCGTCTTTTCTAGTTACTTACTTTTTTAAGTCTTGTTGTAAAGCAAGGCTTTTTTTATTGTTTAACCTTTAATTAAAATAAACAGAATAAAAAACAATTGTCAACTTTTAAGTAGCGCGTAGATAGCACCCAAAGGTATTATCTACAACACCACTGCCTAAATACTTCCCTAACTAACT
Proteins encoded in this region:
- the acsF gene encoding magnesium-protoporphyrin IX monomethyl ester (oxidative) cyclase codes for the protein MVDSLKKPQFEEVRPGVKSPAAETILTPRFYTTDFEEMANMDISVNEDELQAILEEFRVDYNRHHFVRDEQFQKSWDNISGETRKVFIEFLERSCTAEFSGFLLYKELGRRLKGKSPVLAEIFTLMSRDEARHAGFLNKALSDFNLSLDLGFLTKSRKYTFFKPKFIFYATYLSEKIGYWRYITIFRHLQQHPENEIYPIFSFFENWCQDENRHGDFFDAIMKSQPQFLNDWRARLWSRFFLLSVFATMYLNDVQRSGFYESLGLDAREYDKYVIKQTNDTAGRVFPIVLDVEHPDFYQRLEKCVANNQKLTKIASSNSAAPIKLLRKLPYYVSNGVELIKMYLVKPIRVDNLANTVR